In Cutaneotrichosporon cavernicola HIS019 DNA, chromosome: 1, one DNA window encodes the following:
- the CET1 gene encoding uncharacterized protein (mRNA capping enzyme, beta chain), whose protein sequence is MAYVPTHARQAALVRGPSYALPDTDPNRSMSEGDRSPRPAKRRREDASSGRASSSRNGSTAAVATAPAGGGSSIVPSIFGVTARNEFTERVGNFIMAHCRGRSDVEIEIKLGTQHAPGPGAGHRVRLPSLTEIILPPDYPMGSFTSTLTKHNHKWLNEVLNQQVEATANTPHPLRYKRERQIDEFHKTRAGKVRVSREMENGKAGRVIAVVRKNRLGDLNVVSPNHPFDWRISCNVEEPVEIDVESLGDAESSRQKDRLCYEHQLCQVDLTAVTPRDRTGHPGPMSFELEVEVRDAPALIAEGEKDAAGQPNLFEDMLQSILDSVRILVKNAAPQ, encoded by the exons ATGGCCTACGTCCCCACCCACGCGCGCCAAGCAGCTCTCGTCCGCGGTCCGTCCTACGCGCTGCCAGACACCGATCCCAATAGATCGATGAGTGAGGGCGACAGGTCACCACGTCCAGCCAAGCGGCGGAGGGAGgacgcgagctcgggccgcgccagctcgagccGTAATGGCAGCACTGCTGCTGTAGCCACTGCGCCTGCGGGAGGGGGCTCGTCGATCGTGCCGAGCATCTTTGGCGTGACGGCACGGAACGAGTTCACCGAGCGCGTGGGGAACTTTATCATGGCGCATTGTCGGGGACGAAGCGACGTCGAGATTGAGATCAAGCTGGGCACCCAGCATGCCCCCGGTCCGGGGGCGGGACATCGTGTCCGTCTTCCCAGTTTGACCGAGATAATCCTGCCTCCAGACTATCCGATGGGATCGTTCACGTCTACCCTCACCAAG cacaACCACAAGTGGCTGAACGAGGTACTTAACCAGCAAGTCGAGGCTACGGCTAATACGCCCCATCCACTGCGATacaagcgcgagcgccagATTGACGAGTTTCACAAGACACGCGCGGGGAAGGTCCGCGTCTCccgcgagatggagaatgGGAAGGCGGGCCGGGTTATTGCGGTCGTGCGTAAGAACCGCTTGGGAGATCTGAATGTCGTCTCGCCAAACCACCCGTTTGATTGGCGTATTTCGTGCAATGTCGAAGAGCCGGTTGAGATTGATGTCGAGTCGCTTGGGGACGCTGAGAGCTCGCGGCAGAAGGATCGTCTGTGCTATGAGCACCAGTTGTGTCAGGTCGACCTGACTGCTGTTACGCCTCGG GACCGTACAGGACACCCCGGCCCGATGTCATTCGAGCTCGAAGTCGAGGTCCGCGACGCACCAGCCCTCATCGCCGAAGGGGAGAAGGACGCGGCAGGCCAGCCAAACCTCTTCGAAGATATGCTCCAGAGCATCCTCGACTCTGTGCGTATCCTCGTGAAGAACGCAGCTCCGCAGTAG